One Solanum pennellii chromosome 9, SPENNV200 DNA segment encodes these proteins:
- the LOC114074068 gene encoding arogenate dehydratase/prephenate dehydratase 6, chloroplastic-like — translation MTAKYQHITISMDPVIHHVAHSASTIAKIVHIHIHVIMESLHLWTSPFHQQPYLVDIPSLSWFQLPVHHCLLALPGVRKEYLNRVISHPQALAQCELTLTKLGLNVTREAVDDTAGAAEYIASHNLRDTAAIASARAADLYGLQISAEGFQDDSSNVTRFVMLAREPIIPRTDRPFKTSIVFAHDKGTSVLFKVLSAFAFRNISLTKIEPRPHRNRPIRLVDDANVGTAKHFEYMFYVDFEASMADVRAQNAFAEVQEFTSFLRVLGSYPMDMTPWCPSRLIFFFSTNCVLP, via the exons ATGACTGCAAAATACCAACACATTACCATAAGTATGGATCCTGTTATACACCATGTTGCTCATTCTGCTTCAACTATAGCTAAAAttgttcatattcacattcatgtcATCATGGAAAGCTTACACCTTTGGACAAGTCCATTCCAT CAGCAACCTTACTTAGTTGATATCCCATCACTATCATGGTTTCAACTACCTGTCCACCACTGCCTCTTAGCACTTCCAGGCGTTCGAAAAGAGTATCTCAACAGAGTCATAAGTCATCCACAAGCCTTAGCACAATGCGAGCTCACATTAACAAAACTCGGTTTAAACGTAACTCGTGAAGCTGTTGACGATACCGCCGGCGCTGCTGAATACATAGCTTCCCACAACCTCCGTGACACAGCTGCAATCGCCTCCGCACGCGCTGCCGATCTATACGGTCTCCAGATCTCAGCTGAAGGATTCCAGGACGATTCAAGCAACGTAACTCGTTTCGTTATGCTAGCTCGTGAACCAATAATTCCTCGAACCGATCGTCCATTCAAAACAAGCATCGTCTTTGCACATGATAAAGGAACAAGCGTCCTGTTCAAAGTTTTATCAGCTTTCGCATTCAGAAACATCAGTTTAACGAAAATCGAGCCACGGCCTCACCGGAATCGTCCGATCCGGCTAGTCGACGACGCTAACGTCGGAACGGCGAAGCATTTCGAGTACATGTTCTATGTAGATTTCGAAGCTTCCATGGCGGATGTTAGAGCTCAAAATGCATTCGCTGAAGTTCAGGAGTTCACGTCATTTTTGAGGGTTTTGGGAAGTTATCCAATGGATATGACTCCATGGTGTCCTTCTcgtttaattttcttcttttccacaAATTGTGTACTACCCTAA
- the LOC107030784 gene encoding GDSL esterase/lipase At4g28780: MGHPDFAITLAICVAIVITTTFVTYSEGAPRAFFVFGDSLVDNGNNNFLATTARADSPPYGVDYPTHRPTGRFSNGLNIADLISKQLGADPTLPYLDPALDGDKLLVGANFASAGIGILNDTGIQFVNILRIYDQLNLFQQYQQRVSALIGAEQTKRLVNGALVLITLGGNDYVNNYFLTPISVRQLEYNIQDYSRIVINEYTKILTRLHDLGARRVLVTGTGPLGCVPAELALWSSNGECANELQQATKIFNPLLIQMVTRLNQQLSSDIFVAVNAMELQNDFINKPKEFGFVTSKIACCGQGPYNGLGLCTTASNLCTNRDEYAFWDAFHPTEKANKIIVKTIFTGSDKYMSPMNLSTIMEIDSL; the protein is encoded by the exons atgGGTCATCCAGATTTTGCTATCACCTTAGCTATTTGCGTAGCCATTGTTATAACAACTACTTTTGTAACATACTCTGAGGGTGCACCTCGTGCTTTTTTTGTGTTTGGAGACTCACTTGTTGACAATGGCAATAACAACTTCTTGGCAACTACTGCTCGAGCTGATTCTCCTCCTTATGGTGTTGATTATCCAACTCATCGTCCTACTGGCCGTTTCTCCAACGGATTAAACATTGCTGATCTTATAA GCAAACAACTTGGCGCTGATCCAACATTGCCATATTTGGACCCTGCGCTTGATGGAGACAAATTGCTAGTGGGAGCAAATTTTGCTTCTGCTGGAATTGGAATACTTAACGATACTGGGATACAGTTT GTGAATATATTAAGAATCTATGATCAACTAAACTTATTCCAACAATATCAGCAACGTGTGAGTGCTCTAATAGGAGCTGAACAAACTAAACGGCTCGTGAATGGTGCGCTTGTCCTTATTACTCTGGGTGGCAATGACTATGTCAACAACTACTTCCTAACACCAATTTCCGTTAGACAACTTGAGTACAACATCCAAGATTACTCTCGTATCGTTATTAATGAGTACACCAAGATTTTGACG AGACTACATGATCTTGGAGCAAGAAGAGTGCTAGTTACAGGAACTGGACCACTTGGTTGTGTCCCAGCAGAGCTAGCCTTGTGGAGCTCAAATGGGGAATGTGCTAACGAACTTCAACAAGCTACAAAAATTTTCAACCCACTCCTAATCCAAATGGTAACGCGCCTCAATCAACAACTTTCCTCTGATATCTTTGTTGCCGTCAATGCCATGGAACTGCAGAATGATTTCATCAACAAACCCAAAGAATTCG GTTTTGTTACATCAAAGATAGCATGTTGTGGACAAGGACCTTATAACGGACTTGGACTATGCACGACTGCATCAAATCTATGCACCAACAGAGATGAATACGCGTTTTGGGATGCTTTCCATCCAACAGAAAAGGCAAACAAGATCATTGTTAAAACTATTTTTACTGGTTCGGACAAGTACATGTCGCCTATGAATTTAAGTACCATTATGGAAATAGATTCTCTGTAG